A genome region from Littorina saxatilis isolate snail1 linkage group LG16, US_GU_Lsax_2.0, whole genome shotgun sequence includes the following:
- the LOC138950544 gene encoding uncharacterized protein, with the protein MFVQDDELLLMDINDTGLAAFNDDPDFHTQEAAPEHTVEEIMYTDVYICCTKAACSKKKYEDGECPNCAARDSHQNTARAVFQLRDGRQVTAFHDELQKLLARDLDLQSNDSLLTQIIDTLPIKFTGQISTNTIRNVVRK; encoded by the exons ATG TTTGTACAAGACGATGAACTGCTGCTCATGGATATCAATGACACTGGCCTTGCTGCTTTCAACGACGATCCAGACTTCCATACACAGGAGGCTGCACCAGAACACACTGTGGAGGAGATAATGTACACAGACGTGTACATCTGCTGCACCAAAGCAG CATGCTCCAAGAAGAAGTATGAAGATGGTGAATGTCCAAACTGCGCTGCAAGAGACTCGCATCAAAACACTGCCAGAGCAGTCTTTCAACTCCGAGACGGCAGGCAAGTCACAGCCTTTCACGACGAACTCCAAAAACTTCTTGCACGCGATTTGGACCTGCAGTCGAACGATTCACTGTTAACACAAATCATCGACACACTTCCAATCAAATTCACAGGCCAAATCAGCACCAACACCATTCGCAATGTTGTCAGAAAATAG